The Actinomycetes bacterium genome includes a window with the following:
- the pilM gene encoding pilus assembly protein PilM: protein MGYIGMDISSNRIAVAEVTKKRNTFIIDNAAVFEVPEQVIEKGEIKDTRVVSSAIKDIWGYYRFGSRKVFVGLSNPKVIIKEIKLPITDDREIESSIKYQINDLVPISKNNITYDYFVVDKDDESSNIMIAGAAKNMVDSIVESLRNIRINPVAIDLNCFSLYRVINTAYHFQSQKATDKKNAYCLVNIGKDISIINMLTGNQLKFPRFSNISIKTFIDYISKKTNKSYGDIEKILDDFDFDQSLDMQFDRNLEPGMGGRY, encoded by the coding sequence ATGGGATACATAGGCATGGACATAAGCTCCAACCGGATAGCGGTAGCGGAGGTAACTAAAAAAAGGAACACCTTTATAATAGATAATGCTGCGGTGTTTGAAGTGCCCGAGCAGGTTATAGAAAAAGGTGAGATAAAAGACACCAGGGTAGTGTCCAGCGCCATAAAAGATATATGGGGGTATTACCGGTTTGGTTCCCGAAAAGTATTTGTGGGTTTGTCCAATCCTAAAGTTATTATAAAAGAGATAAAACTGCCTATTACCGATGACCGTGAGATAGAGTCTTCCATAAAGTATCAAATTAATGATCTGGTACCCATTTCTAAAAATAATATAACCTATGATTATTTTGTGGTGGATAAGGATGATGAATCATCAAATATCATGATTGCCGGGGCTGCCAAAAATATGGTTGACAGTATTGTGGAGAGCTTAAGAAACATTAGAATAAACCCTGTGGCCATAGATCTTAATTGTTTTTCCCTGTACCGGGTAATAAATACTGCCTATCATTTCCAGAGCCAGAAAGCTACAGATAAGAAGAATGCCTATTGCCTGGTTAATATAGGAAAGGACATATCCATAATAAATATGTTGACCGGCAACCAGCTAAAATTTCCCCGGTTCAGTAATATCAGTATAAAAACCTTTATTGATTACATAAGTAAGAAAACCAATAAAAGTTATGGGGATATTGAAAAAATACTGGATGATTTTGATTTTGACCAGTCCCTGGATATGCAGTTTGACAGAAATCTTGAACCGGGAATGGGGGGGAGATACTGA